From the genome of Spinacia oleracea cultivar Varoflay chromosome 2, BTI_SOV_V1, whole genome shotgun sequence, one region includes:
- the LOC130467383 gene encoding uncharacterized protein: MALPVKNLGIPGAFEATCGIQAPTTCANNFEIKPALINLVQSHPFCGKRNESPHEHLKQFEHYCDTIKHNGVTLDYVRLTLFRFSLLGRASDWLDKEVKPNSLRTWNEVTSAFLNKFYSHGKTAEFRHKIQSFEQGRDESLFEAWDRFKEYQRECPHHGIPKWLLLQTFYLGLSPSPKTSARIYDGKSRNEDGKGSMYAIEQARMIEKLSSRLEKLENTPFVGSAASKPPSPSTIPPPSATLLNKGKGKGDESSDHDDEEGKSHVDGMSDGDKSKETTLLPLPTPTPPYPQRFAGKKMDDQFHKFWETISKLYVSLSFTEALKQMPHYSRFMRDILSGKRGCEPKESVQLTESCSALIQHSFPPKLNDPGSFSIPCSIQKLKFENALCDLGASVSILPYKIFEKLTLGDLSPTAMSLQLADRSVMLPLGRIEDVPLVVGKLAFLVDFVVLDNDEDAHTPIILGRPFLATAGALIDVQGGLITLKAGDAKASFKLTIDDQCCPKMKSCMKIDTLACVENNHTCANSSNDFHVSKCANKLARSPLGEKEVHGDPKALGDEFDDVVTIPELFEMHDEDVNGAKRSKVFHRSAKKAKKSKKVKNPSTPEEGHVGGSFGFRLLKGGIGKIFVPKGAKKCMVTSVDPKLVVFDPP, translated from the exons ATGGCTCTTccggttaagaacttgggaataccgggAGCATTTGAGGCTACGTGTGGGATTCAAGCACCGACTACATGTGCTAACaattttgagatcaagcccgccttgatcaatttggtgcaAAGTCATCCTTTTTGTGGGAAACGCAATGAGTCGCCTCACGAGCATCTCAAGCAGTTtgagcactattgtgacacaataaAACACAACGGTGTAACCTTGGATTATGTGAGATTGACTTTGTTCCGCTTCTCTTTGCTTGGGCGtgctagtgattggcttgacaaggaggtcaagcccaactcacttcgcacaTGGAACGAAGTAACCAGTGCCTTCTTGAACAAGTTCTATTCtcatgggaagacggcggagtTTCGCCACAAGATTCAATCATTTGAGCAAGGGCGTGATGAATCGCTTTTCGAGGCTTGGGACCGATTcaaggagtaccaaagggaatgccctcaTCATGGGATTCCCAAGTGGTTGTtgctacaaaccttttacttAGGATTGAGTCCAAGCCCGAAAACAA gTGCAAGAATTTATGATGGGAAAAGTAGGAATGAGGATGGAAAGGGTTCGATGTACGCCATAGAGCAAGCacggatgatagagaagcttaGCTCGAGATTAGAGAAGCTTGAAAATACACCATTTGTGGGAAGTGCAGCAAGCAAGCCTCCATCTCCATCTACAATTCCACCTCCCTCGGCCACTCTTCTCAAtaaggggaagggcaag GGAGATGAGTCCTCGGACCATGATGATGAGGAAGGGAAGTCTCATGTCGATGGCATGAGTGATGGTGATAAGTCGAAAGAGACTACCCTTCTTCCTCTCCCAACTCCTACTCCCCCCTACCCTCAAAGATTTGCCGGTAAGAAGATGGATGACCAATTCCACAAATTCTGGGAAACCATTAGCAAACTTTATGTGTCATTATCTTTTACCGAGGCACTCAAACAAATGCCCCACTACTCAAGATTCATGAGGGACATTCTTAGTGGCAAGAGAGGGTGTGAACCCAAGGAGTCCGTTCAACTCACGGAGAGTTGTAGCGCTCTAATTCAGCACTCCTTTCCCCCAAAACTCAATGATCCCgggagtttttctatcccttgtagcATTCAAAAGCTAAAATTTGAGAATGCTCTTTGTGATTTGGGGGCAAGTGTGAGCATCTTGCCATATAAGATTTTTGAGAAGCTTACTCTTGGTGATCTCTCTCCTACCGCTATGTCATTGCAACTAGCCGATCGATCGGTTATGTTGCCATTGGGTAGGATTGAGGATGTTCCCCTCGTAGTTGGCAAGCTTGCTTTTCTTGTTGACTTCGTTGTCTTGGACAACGATGAGGATGCCCACACCCCCATCATCTTGGGGAGGCCATTCTTGGCCACCGCGGGTGCCCTTATCGATGTGCAAGGGGGACTTATCACCTTGAAGGCTGGAGATGCCAAAGCTAGCTTCAAGCTCACTATTGATGATCAATGTTGTCCCAAAATGAAAAGTTGCATGAAAATCGACACTCTTGCTTGTGTTGAGAACAACCATACTTGTGCTAATTCTTCTAACGATTTTCATGTTTCTAAGTGTGCTAATAAGCTTGCTAGGTCCCCTCTCGGTGAAAAGGAAGTCCATGGAGATCCAAAGGCTCTTGGGGATGAGTTTGATGATGTTGTAACCATCCCCGAGTTATTTGAGATGCATGATGAAGATGTTAATGGAGCTAAACGCTCCAAGGTGTTCCATAGGTCGGCTAAGAAAGCCAAGAAGTCCAAGAAGGTCAAGAATCCATCAACTCCCGAGGAGGGGCATGTTGGTGGATCGTTTGGCTTTCGTCTCTTGAAAGGCGGTATCGGTAAGATCTTTGTGCCCAAAGGGGCAAAGAAGTGCATGGTGACTAGTGTTGACCCAAAGTTGGTCGTGTTTGACCCCCCTTGA